In Thermobaculum terrenum ATCC BAA-798, one genomic interval encodes:
- a CDS encoding MarC family protein, which translates to MNFFLKALVALFTIVDPIGMAPIVVGLTAHLSPAVRRRVVTRATLIATGVVAVFALFGKPLLEFLGITPEAFSIAGGALLFLVSIDMLFGRESGARETGREAREARTREDISVFPLAIPLIAGPGTITTVILLMDSAQGHASRQLAVAAAVAIVMFCTWVSMSLAFPIQKRMGTTGTLVLSRVLGMLLAAIAIQYILNGLSSFAESLRTILS; encoded by the coding sequence ATGAACTTCTTTCTCAAGGCGCTGGTAGCGCTGTTCACCATAGTTGACCCGATAGGCATGGCGCCCATCGTGGTGGGGCTGACGGCCCACCTGAGCCCGGCGGTCAGGCGCAGGGTGGTGACGAGGGCCACCCTGATAGCCACCGGCGTGGTGGCCGTGTTCGCGCTGTTCGGCAAGCCGCTGCTGGAGTTCCTGGGGATAACGCCTGAGGCCTTCAGCATCGCCGGGGGTGCCCTGCTGTTCCTGGTGTCGATAGACATGCTCTTCGGGCGGGAGTCGGGCGCCAGGGAGACCGGTCGCGAGGCGCGGGAGGCCAGGACGCGCGAGGACATCAGCGTCTTCCCCCTGGCGATCCCCCTGATAGCCGGCCCCGGGACGATCACCACGGTGATCCTGCTGATGGACAGCGCCCAGGGTCACGCCTCCAGGCAGCTGGCGGTGGCCGCCGCCGTGGCGATCGTCATGTTCTGCACCTGGGTATCGATGAGCCTGGCGTTCCCCATACAGAAGCGCATGGGCACCACCGGCACGCTCGTGCTCTCCCGAGTGCTGGGCATGCTGCTGGCCGCCATCGCCATCCAGTACATCCTCAACGGCCTGAGCTCCTTCGCGGAGTCCCTCAGGACGATCCTCTCCTAG
- a CDS encoding ParA family protein, translating into MTVTMTAGKAAPPPQALARVIAVANQKGGVGKTTTTFNLGVALARLGHRVLLVDMDPQAALTASTGVPVAQLEASIYDLLLDPKLDPDSVLQHTRSGVDLLPANIDLSAAEIELVNMTLRELILRDILTPLRERYGYILIDCPPSLGLLTINALAAADEVLIPLQCEYLATRGLALLLRTLSRVQERLNPGLRITGILPTMYDARTLHAREVLAELQDNFPGQVFDITIKDSVRLKESPAAGLSVVDYDPSHDAAQSYMKLAKEIADA; encoded by the coding sequence ATGACAGTGACCATGACCGCAGGCAAGGCAGCCCCTCCCCCGCAGGCTCTGGCCAGGGTGATCGCCGTGGCCAACCAGAAGGGAGGGGTCGGCAAGACCACCACGACCTTCAACCTGGGGGTAGCCCTCGCTCGGCTGGGCCACCGGGTGCTGCTGGTGGATATGGACCCGCAGGCGGCGCTCACCGCGAGCACGGGGGTGCCCGTGGCGCAGCTGGAGGCCAGCATCTACGACCTGCTGCTGGACCCCAAGCTCGACCCCGACAGCGTGCTGCAGCACACCCGCTCGGGGGTGGACCTGCTGCCGGCCAACATAGACCTCTCGGCGGCCGAGATCGAGCTGGTGAACATGACCCTCCGCGAGCTCATCCTCAGGGATATCCTTACTCCCCTGCGCGAGCGCTATGGGTACATCCTCATAGACTGCCCCCCTAGCCTGGGGCTGCTCACGATCAACGCGCTCGCCGCTGCCGACGAGGTGCTGATCCCCCTGCAGTGCGAGTACCTGGCCACCAGGGGGCTGGCGCTGCTGCTGCGCACCCTGTCGAGGGTCCAGGAGAGGCTCAACCCGGGGCTGAGGATCACGGGGATCCTGCCCACGATGTACGACGCGCGCACGCTGCACGCGCGGGAGGTGCTGGCCGAGCTCCAGGACAACTTCCCTGGGCAGGTGTTCGACATCACGATCAAGGACAGCGTCCGCCTAAAGGAGTCGCCCGCAGCCGGGCTCTCGGTGGTGGACTACGACCCCTCACACGACGCCGCGCAATCATATATGAAGCTAGCAAAGGAGATAGCCGATGCCTAG
- a CDS encoding helix-turn-helix domain-containing protein — protein MSEDPVRDDSERVVRIEASGRELREALAPMLKDGHLTVLSAAHYHALREALYKNTFRRAEGTPWPTAALEKGNARGLAQLRPTVIDQQPLLPPEEEEAWTKAMWRQREELSDLDADVLDALSALWLYQARSPQDDAVADIDGLLAMRGIKPKRGGQGRRGGYEPEQRAEMLKALSHIQNLWLDMAEIEVYEEGARGGRSRTIKQTVQSRPFVITDRMGQVRLDGYMQVRKFIFRPGKVFAHFLMGPGQQTALLSAKALKYDPYRQRWEKRLARYLSWQWRVKARNADYLRPYRVETLIEAVGERVDTRNPARTRDRLEKCLDTLQRDGVIAAWQYDRWDEQLAGRKGWILDWLQATVLIEPPDPVKDTYQPLERRRVIEQEPLPDSLGERIKRARKAKGLSQMQAAEELGISQGYLSLLERGKVRESQLSGQLRARLQDWLGS, from the coding sequence ATGAGCGAGGATCCCGTGCGAGACGATTCGGAGAGGGTAGTGCGCATCGAGGCTTCGGGCAGGGAGCTGAGGGAGGCGCTCGCGCCGATGCTCAAGGACGGCCACCTTACCGTCCTGAGCGCGGCGCACTACCACGCGCTGCGCGAGGCGCTCTACAAGAACACCTTCCGCCGTGCCGAAGGCACGCCCTGGCCAACGGCCGCACTGGAGAAGGGCAACGCTCGTGGCCTTGCGCAGCTCCGGCCCACGGTGATCGACCAGCAGCCGCTGCTGCCGCCCGAGGAAGAGGAGGCCTGGACGAAGGCTATGTGGAGGCAGCGCGAAGAGCTGTCGGACCTCGACGCCGACGTGCTGGACGCGCTCTCGGCGCTCTGGCTATATCAGGCGCGGTCCCCGCAGGACGATGCTGTGGCCGATATCGACGGCTTGCTGGCGATGCGGGGCATCAAGCCCAAGCGGGGCGGGCAGGGCCGGCGCGGGGGCTACGAGCCCGAGCAGCGCGCCGAGATGCTCAAGGCACTTTCTCACATCCAGAACCTCTGGCTGGACATGGCAGAGATCGAGGTGTACGAGGAGGGCGCCAGGGGAGGTCGCAGCCGCACCATCAAGCAGACGGTCCAGAGTCGGCCCTTCGTCATCACCGACAGGATGGGGCAGGTGCGTCTGGACGGCTACATGCAAGTGCGCAAGTTCATCTTCCGCCCGGGGAAGGTGTTCGCCCACTTCCTGATGGGTCCCGGCCAGCAGACGGCGCTGCTGTCGGCCAAGGCGCTGAAGTACGATCCCTACAGGCAGCGCTGGGAGAAGAGGCTGGCGCGCTACCTCTCCTGGCAGTGGAGGGTGAAGGCCCGCAACGCCGACTACCTCAGGCCCTACAGGGTGGAGACGCTCATCGAGGCCGTGGGCGAGCGGGTGGACACGCGCAACCCCGCCAGGACCCGGGATCGCCTGGAGAAGTGCCTGGACACCCTCCAGCGGGATGGCGTCATCGCCGCCTGGCAGTACGACCGCTGGGACGAGCAGCTTGCGGGCAGAAAGGGCTGGATCCTCGACTGGCTGCAGGCGACCGTCCTCATCGAGCCCCCTGACCCGGTCAAGGATACCTATCAGCCCCTGGAGCGCAGGCGCGTGATCGAGCAGGAGCCGCTGCCGGACTCCCTGGGAGAGCGCATCAAGCGCGCCAGGAAGGCCAAGGGCCTGTCGCAGATGCAGGCTGCCGAGGAGCTCGGCATCTCCCAGGGCTACCTCAGCCTCCTGGAGCGCGGCAAGGTCAGGGAGTCGCAGCTATCGGGCCAGCTGCGCGCCCGCCTGCAAGACTGGCTTGGATCCTGA